CCTTACCGCTCTTAATACAGAAAAGataaaatacagaaaataagaTAGTCTTGAGTATTGAAACTGGGCTTCAAATTATTTTCAGATTGGAATACATAACAATTACGACTAGTCTTAAGTATTGATACTGAGCTTGAAATTAAGCATATTGAATTTTGGAATTTCACATGTTTATTCTTCCGTCTTTGCACAATCTAAATTCTAAAACACACAATATTACAAGATCAAAGTGAGTGTAGTATAACTTGAACTCCATGCTGTGGGCTAACGGCTAGGCCGTTAATGGGTGAGTGCATATAGCCCGGGGAAAGAGTGAAGGAGTAGCGTTGTAGAATCATGGACAGAGCAATCTTTGCTTCGATGATTGCGAAGTTCATGCCCACACAAGTTCGAGGTCCCATTCCAAAGGGTATGAATGCGACCATGTTATTGTTAGTAGCCTTAGAGACACCTTTTGAGAATCTCTCTGGTTTGAAAAGTTGGGCGTCTTGTCCCCAGAATTCAGGCTCATGGTGAAATGCTAGATTTGACACCCGCAATTGAACATTAGCAGGAACATTGAGCTCTTCCAGTCTAACTTCCTTTTCCGTTTCCCGTATGAGGTGAATGACAGGAGGATATAACCTTAAAGACTCATTGACGATCATACTCATCTGCAatcatcaaaatgaagataaaaatTAATCGAGAACAATATTTCTGCTCTACTTTTTTGATAAGCTAACTGTTTGACTTTCTTACTGTTTTAAGCTTAAGCTTGGCAATGCCGTCAGGATTTGGAGTTTGTTTGCCAAACAATTGTAAGACTTCCTTCCTTGCTTCCTCCTGCCAATCTGTATGAAGTGCCAGAAGAAACACAGTCCAAGAAAGCATACTGGTTGCGGTTTCTTGTCCAGCAAGGTAAAAAGTCTTGCACTCGTCAACCAATTCATCCATCGAGATCCTCTCGTTTCCGATGGCATTGTGGTGGGCTTTTAAAAGTAGTCCAAGATAATCACTCCCAAAGCCGTCTCCTTCTCCGGTCAttgctttcttttctcttttgctagCCATCCCTGCTATGGAGTCGCGTATTCCTTTCTCAAGCTTATCCGATTTGATCTCATCGCTGGGTTTATAGAACTTACTGCAAGTTTGAATGATAGACTAGTCATGAGAAGTGACACACTCATTCCATAATCCTCCATGATTACTGTTAGATGAAGCTAGAGTTCTCCCACTCTTTGAGATGTTTTAGTTAGAGGAAGCTACCTGATGCCAGGAAGCCGGAATGTGTAAGTATTTTTGAATAATAAGGAGGCCAACTCCGTCAACATTTCAAAAATGTTCTTCCCTTCCAAGTAGCTGCTGCCAAATGCTGTCCTAGAAATCACTTCTGAGGTTAACAACTTAAATTCTTCATTCACCTCAATCTCCTCGCCTTCATGATTTTTCCACCTTTCTAGCATTACCTCAGTGCTGGTTATCATTTCAGGAATCATACTCTACAGTAACACAACATCAGTATGCAAATAGCAAATTTacatttaattaaactaatttttcttatgaACAATCTACACAACTCCGCTACTATATTAGCATAGATTGCAGGAATTACATATAATTAGCTGTAAGAACATAATCATTACTTTTAAGCTCTCTCCATTGAAGGCATGGGTGGCAAGCTTTCTTAATTTTACCCATTTTTCACCTTCTGCCATCAGAAGGCCGTCTCCGAACAGTTTTTTCACAAAGTAcgggggttttggttttcgaCAAATTCTATCCTTGTTGCTTAGTATTGCTTTGCACGACTCGGGTTCCCCGATGGTTAAGTGAGGTTGAGGACCATACCACTGAAGAAAACTCTTCCCTGTTGCAACAAAATGTTACCAAACTTTTGAACTAATAATTAAGATACACATATAAATCACcatagatttttattttccttaccATAGATGTTAGTCCACAAATGATCATGAGGAAGAACATAAGAAGATATGTCATGAGATGAAGTACTCATGGGCCTGCTCATAGTTTCCTTCGTCATGCTGGTAATCTCTTTGCCGTTTCCGTAGATGAGTTTGTACGAAGGACCTTTGATTCCCTGCGAAGCCATCCGCTTCTGTATGCGAGTTGGAGTCCACCTTAGTTTGTCAAAGAACTTTACGAGAGCCAAGAGAATTAGAAAGAGCAGAGACAGAAAGCTTGAAACAGTGGTTACTCCCATCATACTTTGCCAATTGAGATTACTTACAGACTATCAATTCTTATACTAAATA
The nucleotide sequence above comes from Malus sylvestris chromosome 16, drMalSylv7.2, whole genome shotgun sequence. Encoded proteins:
- the LOC126607739 gene encoding cytochrome P450 CYP749A22-like, which translates into the protein MMGVTTVSSFLSLLFLILLALVKFFDKLRWTPTRIQKRMASQGIKGPSYKLIYGNGKEITSMTKETMSRPMSTSSHDISSYVLPHDHLWTNIYGKSFLQWYGPQPHLTIGEPESCKAILSNKDRICRKPKPPYFVKKLFGDGLLMAEGEKWVKLRKLATHAFNGESLKSMIPEMITSTEVMLERWKNHEGEEIEVNEEFKLLTSEVISRTAFGSSYLEGKNIFEMLTELASLLFKNTYTFRLPGISKFYKPSDEIKSDKLEKGIRDSIAGMASKREKKAMTGEGDGFGSDYLGLLLKAHHNAIGNERISMDELVDECKTFYLAGQETATSMLSWTVFLLALHTDWQEEARKEVLQLFGKQTPNPDGIAKLKLKTMSMIVNESLRLYPPVIHLIRETEKEVRLEELNVPANVQLRVSNLAFHHEPEFWGQDAQLFKPERFSKGVSKATNNNMVAFIPFGMGPRTCVGMNFAIIEAKIALSMILQRYSFTLSPGYMHSPINGLAVSPQHGVQVILHSL